Within the Telopea speciosissima isolate NSW1024214 ecotype Mountain lineage chromosome 4, Tspe_v1, whole genome shotgun sequence genome, the region aatcgaatttaagcaatcttagacttCTTGAAAAGCTTTCTAAAATGGACTAGGTTGTTACAATGGTCTTAGAGCAAACATCCAACCCCAATGATGAGGTCGAGCACATTGGGAACGTTGTGTCTCATAGAGGGGGTGAGGAAATAGCCAAGAAACGACCCAGTGAGGCCAAGCTCAAGAAACGAGGCAGTGAGGTGAGACAAGAACCTTTAGTCCCTCATCGACTAGGGAGGGAGATCCTGAGCAATTGATAAAGGGTTGCCTCCTGTACTTGGTATGACACATTTTATAGCCGTGAAGCCCTTTGGGCCAAAGCGAACAATATCATGTCAGGGGAGGGGCTAGGTTGTTAAAATAAATCTTTCCAACAACTGATTGCTTAAATCCAATTTATATTTAAAGGATTATTTTCTGATCAAACTTTATTTGTTGGACAtgaatgttttttttatgggaaaagaaagGTATATATTAACATAAAGATAAAAGAGTTTGTACAATATTGTCTGTGAGCCTCAAAGGTTTCATATAATTAGGTACATAAGTTGCCAACAAAATTAAGTTGTACATGAATGTTATCAAAATcgttctaaatgaaaatatttttttaggtatcTAAACAAATGACTTTTTTTACTGCTCCTTTGATTTTTATCattgttttaccatattaaggtttatgaaatttttaggtttgagaaaaaccccaacattagaaagttaaaattTTCACACAGGCCAAAAatcctatttttgttttttgactttttatcattttggaatttgattttctaaattttttattaaatacaaatgaggatatttgcttatttatgaataatatttttagtaattgaaataataaataataaatatttatttaataatatttggcataaataagatATAATTATGCTTTGATACAATTTTAGGAATAATATACACTATTAAACTTAGGTCAAAACCACAACTACCATTTTGAATGTTATTTATACGAAATTAATACATGGATTGgattcaaaatataaaaaaaataagcaaCACAATAAAAATTAGGATTTGGCTCCTCTCCAGTGAACCCCCTTGCCCAATAAGTATCagaggcatccaacggttgggctGCTGGTGCACACAGGAATGTGTGCTTGCATGGGTCCCAACGTGCATCTAGATGAGAGCTTAGCACTCTAGCAgcccaaccgttggatgtctcACTGGGCACTTAGGTTCGAAGGATAGGATCCGGATCCTAAAACTTAGGGCAAAAATACTAGGGCCTAGGAGAAAATTCCGATTGGGATATGATCAAATCCGGCATATCTCGGTATCGGGGCTGACCGAAACCGGCCACGAAATCGAGATTTAGAAGCTTTTGCCCATGAATGAGGCTTAGCCGCTGCTGAGGATAGACGGTAGTGCGGCAGTGGGAATTTGTTGCAGGAACGCCGGAGACTCTGTGTCACTTTCGAGCGCacgagagggagagagactgaAGTGGTGAAAATTAAACTTTCATCAGCCTGATGCTTCGTCGCCTCTCATTTCCTCCCCGCCGAACTCTCTTTCCAGCTTCTCAATATCATTCTATAATCTCGCCGGATCCCCATTGTCCGGCGACCACACTACTGCTGGAGTGTCATCGCTCTTCCGTCGGCATGACACGAATTCTCTCCCGCCTTTTTCCTCACGCTTTCAGCTTGGCCTCTTACAAAACCGTTGCTTTTCGTTCTCTACCTCATTCAGTCTCCTCTTTTGTTCCATCTGCTTCTGATTCTTTGACTTTCAGCCGGAGATTTCCTGTTCTATGTGGAGCAGATCGAAATCCTGCGAGAACGGTCGGAGGGACTTTTACAACGCAGAGAGGGTACCGAAAGGTGAGGCACCgcttggggaagaagaagaagaaggagttGGAGCTTAATGTCAGGATTTGTATCGAAGAAGAATTGCCTGACGACCCCGAGATTCTGGTGCGTTTGTATTTGACTTTGCTTGTCTGGGTTTCTCTGTATAGGAATACCACCGAATGAATAATATGAGTgctaagaattcataatgagAAGTGATTGTGTAGGATGCTTTGTTGAAAATCTGTATAAGTTGAGATCAAAATTATCTTTCAATTCCCTAATTTTATGTGATAATAGTCAATATTGATCACCCACAACAAATTGTTTTTTCATGACCTGAGCATATGGAAtaagttgaattttttttttttcatgtttgtAATATCATAAGATATTCATAACATGGACTGAAGCAATTTTGTCTGATCTCATTGATAGGACCagtgggatttttttattaacctTTTTATGCAAATTTTTTTACCTTCTGATTAACACCATCATTTTCTAGCAGAGTCTTGCAGAAATGCTCAGACTAAATGTTCCAATGGCGATGAAGTTGGCTTTTGACGGTCTAAAAGATTCAGAGTATAAAACAAGAGACACTACTATAGATGATGTTGGTGGATTTGATACTGTTGAGCTATCTGTTCTTCTTTGCAATGATGAATTCATCCAGAAACTCAATAAAGATTGGAGGGATGAGGACCATGCTACTGACGTTCTCTCTATGTCACAACATATTCCTGAACTTAATCTCCCAATAGTATGAATTCAATCTTTTAACTGACTCTTGATTTTTCCCTCATGTTGGTGAACTGTTGACTATGCGTCACTCATTTCGCAGCTTATGCTGGGTGATATAGTAATTTCTGTTGAGACCACAGCTAGACAAGCAGAGGAAAGAGCGCATACCATTCTTGATGAGATCCGCATCCTTATGGTTGGTTGTACATTAGTGTTTTTCCCCACTTATGTCATTTCCAGATTTGTATTTTCAGCTTTCAAGCGTCTGTTTAATTCGCTGACATTGTGTTTTGTAGTTTGAGTATATTATTCTATTGAAATCGGCtgcctttctttatttttcttttttccttttaaagaTATATTACTGGATAATTATATAGCTCTAGACAACTATTAACCAACACAATAACTAGATGACTATAAGGCATATAACAATGGCAGAAGGTCCTTAACACAGCCACATAGGAAGGCCTTAATCCATGGCCCACCTACTTTTGCCACATAGCAAGGTGATGTCAGGGAAATTAGAAGTTAGTGCAAGTTCTTTTTTCCCAGGGGGAGGGGCTTGATATGAGGCTCCCTCTTCTGTATAGATCTTTTCCGGCCTTGTGTTGTATAACAGGCTTTTTTATTGAATCAATAAAATTATCTTTGAGTTatcataagaaaataaaagggtagGGGAAGGGAGGGGGTTGACCTAGCACTGTCAACATCCAGTGGTGACATGGCGGGCATCCTTGGTATGGATAGAGCAAAGATACTTTTTGCACAGTTGTGTGACTTTGCTCATGTTGCGGGCTTTCGCAATCTCTTGTTTCATTTGCACCTGGGCATTTCTTGTTATAAATTTTTGTTACCgaaaaaagaatgaatgaagaaaagaaaagaggattaCT harbors:
- the LOC122659721 gene encoding endoribonuclease YBEY, chloroplastic-like isoform X3 yields the protein MLRRLSFPPRRTLFPASQYHSIISPDPHCPATTLLLECHRSSVGMTRILSRLFPHAFSLASYKTVAFRSLPHSVSSFVPSASDSLTFSRRFPVLCGADRNPARTVGGTFTTQRGYRKVRHRLGKKKKKELELNVRICIEEELPDDPEILSLAEMLRLNVPMAMKLAFDGLKDSEYKTRDTTIDDVGGFDTVELSVLLCNDEFIQKLNKDWRDEDHATDVLSMSQHIPELNLPILMLGDIVISVETTARQAEERAHTILDEIRILMIHGLLHLLGFDHEVSDEAEAEMEKEEELLLKSLGWKGKGLIQSAYDATNKEGHQLETSDDIGSLRCFAGELSKERKREGSLRFYKPKFSYIFCDVDGTLLNNRSQVSPTTAKALKEAVSRGVKVVIATGKTRAAVTHALKMVDLAGKDGIISEFSPGVFLQGLLVYGRQGQEIFRGNLDPNLCREAFLYSWEQKVPLIAFSQDRCLTLFDHPLVDCLHTVYHEPKRLCLQLNTF